Sequence from the Pan paniscus chromosome 4, NHGRI_mPanPan1-v2.0_pri, whole genome shotgun sequence genome:
tctagtggttaacttttttttgaacattcaatcatttattcaacTCACATGTCATATAAAAGGCTAAGGCGATTTATCACTGGACAAACTGATGAGTTTGGTGAGGGTGGTCCTGattaacattttattacattataaAAGGGGTCAGTTTAAGGTTAGGCAAAGGAAATTTCATGTCATTAGAGAAGCAAAGTAGCAGAATCATTTCCTATGATTCTTGTGTTAATGAGAAATTCTATCTTTCTAAAATTCCTAGTGGAAATTCCAAATATCTTAGCAATAACTTCTAATATGACTTTAAAAATCTATGTTCTCTAGTTCTAGTGTCTAAATGACTTCCAATGCCTACAGTAATTCTTTAGTCATGTAGGAAACTGGTGacacttttaaaaactcttttagcAGAGAAGTTTAGTGAGCTGTTTAGTCATCCCATGCTTGAATGGGGTGAGGCAGGCTGCTAGGAGGGGTGGTGGAGTTTTCCTAAGGAAGAATGTTGAAACTCAGTCATCATGGTTTGCTATGAATTAAGTGAATGAGAAACTAGACCATCTTGCAGAATGTGAGAGGAATGGAGGAATGCGTGAGACCTGAGAGAGCCACTGGTTTATTTTCTCTCATGGTTTAATTTGTCTTATAGAGTAAGTAATAATGTTTTACACCTGTACAGTAATTTAGTTGGCATCATGTTTTTAATCCACATTCTCCTTTGAGCTCAACATCTCTTTGAGAAAGGGAAGGCATTTCTCtcccttatattttattaaaagaaaatgacttaATGTTAATGAGGAGGCTGGTTGGTGCCTTACCCATAGCTGATTATGAAACTGGGATGCCAACCTACGTCTTCTGGTCCTGAGTTCAGAGCTACTTTTGCTACTCACATTGCTTCTCATGTCAGGGTGGCACATGGTGCTTCTGGATGTGGGTTCATATTTGCAGCTAGAGGGATGCTGTGTGAAACAGGAATCTCTTGCTGATGGAGTCCGAGATTCAGAACCTGATTTGAGAAGGAGCTAGCTGTTAGAAAGAAAAGCTTGCCTTGATGCCCCACATTAGAAACTGCCAGAACTGGGGGCAAAGAGGAGAAGAAGGCACCTCAGTGAGTAAGAGTTCTTCATGTTTCCAAGCCAGACTTCCTGGCTCTAAAAAAGTTCCTAGCAGCGTGAACCCAAAGTTGAAGTTTCTAGATTTGAACAGGGTTAAAAAACAACCTGACTCTGTGGCTGCTTCCTCAGAGGCTCCATTGGAGTAAAAATCTGGATATAGTGCCAAGTTCTCTGAGAGGTGCCCAGACATTCTGGGTTTGTAGCAGACACTGTGGGTGTCCTCTCCTTATCTTCTTGCAGTCACTCACACACCCTCACACTCAGGGCTCCTGCAGAGCTCTGTGTGATGGCACCCCAGCTGCCTACGAGGTTGACCTGCTCATCAAGACAAATCAGAGAGCCCCCATATGGGCAAGAAGCCTAATTAAAGCAGATGCATTTCACTTTGCTCTTCTAAGcaggtgtagtttttgaaaattGCCTGTAAATCATATATTGGTACATTCAATTTCACTTTGCtattaaaattgtctttattaaaaatagaaacgtAAAGAATTAGAGAGATTTcttttgggaaaatatttgctCCAAGACATAAGATCACATTTAAAGAATGAAGCCAATCTTCAGAAATGAGACTCTTGATAATAATAGTCATGGTGGTTTCATATCTATTGCCCTGTTTGGCCCTCTTATTATTGAGGTactgaggagaaaggagaggtcTAAGGTATGTGGCATgtgacttgcctaagatcacatatCTTGGCAGTGGTAAAGCTGTTTCTAGGCAAACTGTACTCAGGGCAGGAGGCTCTGGGAAGATTCCTCAGGCCCTGGGCTTTGACAGCTGACCTGTGACTGCCGTGAATCCCAGCCAGTTTGGCAGAAGTATTTCACCAAGTTCTATTGGCTATGAGGGGCTCCCATGAACTTTCCAGGGTGGATGTGATATTGCCAAGCCCAAGGTCAACAGGACAAATTTGGTTAGCTGTGAAGGAACTGCCGCAATGGGACTACAGTCTTTGCTCAGGCTCCATCCAATCCTTGATGTCTTCTGCTGTTTCTTGACACCTCTACCTCATTCCCAGAAGTAAACACATTCTGCAGCTTAACCCAGCCTGCCCTAGAATCTGGGCCTCACTTTGCTTCTCCtggtggaaagagaaagaaagggaacacATTGATGCCCGTTTAACTTACTATCATCTGAAGATGATTCTGGGAAACAGTTGGTTCCTTTTAtgtgtttattaagtattaagcTCCTGCTGTGGGCTAGACCTTGCAGTAGGCACATGCAAAATTGCTATCAGCTAGTGTCAAAGCAGGAAGACTTTCAGATGGTATCAAAAACCACAACCAAAACTAACCTAAAAACCAAATCACCTAAAATCTGCATGTAAATGTCTCCACTTGCTCCTCCAAACTTTATGCCCTCAAGTCTGCCTTTGTAATTCAATTTAAACCAGACTTCTCTGGTAGAGCTGGTTTGTTAGGAAGGCACAGTAAGTACAGTATAATTCGCTTTACCATAAACCACCTTCTGAGAGTCTGGGTTCTGCCCAGAGCCTTTCCACTGGACTACTTTTACCTATCCAGAAAAAAATCCTTGTTATTTGGATAGAAGCAATCATAAtgtacaaaataaacacaaaatattaatgCACATTACCAAAGCTTATTTTCCTAACACAATAccagctttaagaaaaaaatcaaagtggcATTTTAAGTATACAGGGTATACTGGGTTAAATAGATATTTGGTTTTATCATTTCTCTGTCCCCATTGCAAAACACCATATGCTGTAACATTTGGATCCACAGATGGTGTGGTTTGACCCACCTTAGTTTGAACTTACATTTTAGGAGTTGTGAAAATCTTGTGCAATTCCTCTTGCCCTTTCTCACTGTGACTTGACAACTGATATACAGGCAGAGCAAGATGAGAGATGTTCCAGTCCCCAGCACAAAGCAAGTGAAATGGGTGGACCTCATGCACTCAGTATCAACAGCTCTGCCATCATCTTATTGCTTTTTAATGCAGCTTAGAGTTGGCTCCTTGGTTGCTGGTGCTCCCATTTCCTAACCCTTTGTGGTCATTGCTAACTTTCCTAATGGAATTCATTGATCTGGGCTCAAGGCTCTGGGGAAGACAGAAATCACTAGATAAAAATCTTACAGGGATTGTGTTGGGACAAATGGTTTTTGTTGGGTCTTGGAGGGATTGAAGGTTTCCCTAAAATGAGTTGTTAGGCACTGTGTATTGAGATAGTTCCACCACTGGTGAACTCTATTGGGCATATTTTCTGCACTTACCTGTGCATTGTAGTTTGGTTTACTATTTGGATTTGGTACTCTCAACTTACATTCGTTTAGTTGTCATTTACTGAAGGTATTATCAATTTGTTTTCCCTTTATCTTCCATAGTGGAAGAGTTTCATGTCTTTATGTGCTATTCAGGAGGAcaaaatccactccattccttctGTATTACATCTAGTATAGCTTACCATGTCACCCACCTTGGGCACCTGTTTGGCACCTGTATGTATTTGATTTTACAATCCTTAATCCAGTCTCCAGAGCTTGTTGGTCTCAGGGCTGGAGTCCTGGCTTCACCATTTGCTAACTGTGTGATGATGGAcaagttacttaccctctctaggcctcagttttctcatatctAAGATGGGGATAAGAATAGCACCTAGCTCTTGAGgttgtttttaaagttaaatgtGGTAATCTACATAAACTGCTTAGCATGGCATCTGGCACACAGTCAGATCTCTGTAAAggttagatattattattaaccACTATTCCAGTTAACTACTCCTCAGAAAGTGGTGTTCAGTAACAAGGGACATTTTCTAGGGTCAGCCTAAATTGCGACCTAGGCCATTGGAACTATTGGCCATGAAAGCACAATTATGTATTGTAATAGGCAATAGAATATGTGGCTCTGACATTAGACTAACATCCATCCCTTCAATATAGGGACCTTAGGCAAATTAACCTCTTTCTTactcagtttcttcttttaaaaaataagcatgaTAATAGCAGCCATAATATTGTGATGAGGTACaaatgagttaatgcatgtaaagtgtTTAAGCTattaactcaacaaatattacCCATTACTGAAAACATCAGAGTGTGCCACCTGCTAAGTAAGTGCTTCTGGGGAGATAGAGTATTTCAAATTGGATTGTCatgaaaaatttggaaaatttgaaagCTAAAACGCTTGCTTTCATTTCCTACTGCCTCAATTCTCTGTATTCTGAATTTACTCCCTGTATCCCCCTAAAATTGCATTTGCAAAAGCCGATCTTCAAGTTACATCCAATGCTCGCTCTGCCTCATCTTCTATGGGAAACAAGAATTTTAGAGGTCAGGTAGCCTAACACCATCAATTCTCAaaagaggaagctgaggccaaGAGAAGTCCTGTGAATTTCTTACAGCTCATTTGTGACAGACCAAGAATTACCCACTTTACTGGGTTGTTATTTACTAAGTGACAGTGAGTCTATATCTCTTTTGACAAGTGAGGTGGGGGCATGGAATTCGGCATGTGGTTGGTGTAAGaactcccctctctcctctttaACCTTACTTAATAAGACCCTGGCACAGTTGATATTTTAAGAGGGCTACTCTGTTTTCCCAGAGGGACCTAGGCACGGTAACCCTCTTAGCATGCAGACCTTGTTTCCTGAGGGGTAATGTTTCCCTTCCCTGTGACTTGTTTCTTGGGGGCTGTGTTCTGATTTTCCTGCTGAGCCACTTGTTGCCTTGGGCTGGCTGCCGCGCTTGGCAGTTTTTAGTGAGGGCTCTGATAGATGCCAGGAGGTGAGGGGAAGGGCTCTGGGTGGACTCCGTCATTGGACAAGCAGACTTAGTGATGGATGAGCCTTCCCCTGAGGAAGTTTTGGATCAGAAGTCCAACTGATAAGTTTTTCCAGAATTGAGTAACCCAGAAGCAGTGCCGAAAGGATCTTACCTCTCTTGTGGCTTTTTgtattgattttaaaagaaattctcaGAGGCAGTTCCACATTGTACTGGAAGCACAGCTATATCCACAATAGACTTAGATATATGTGACATGAATTGctttagaaataacatttgaggagaggggtgagaggaaggaagagagggtcTTAAAAAATAGCcctatcaaaatattttctttcttctaagtaTTGAAAAGACACAATATAACCCTTTCTTCTTTCAAATGATCTCATAGCTATTTGTTGAGGGGAaataccaaatgtttattattttttttgaagaaGCTTCTTCGGTCCTGATGATTCATGTTGATATCATTTTCCTCCTGACTACAGAGGCTCTGAGACAAAGCTacacctcaagtgatatgccagGGTCAGAACAATTCCCGTCCTGAAGGAGGGTGTGCAACCTTCTTTATCCCTCCTTCACAGACGTCCTTGAGCCCTTGAGACGGATGTGAGTGAGTTTTTCAGTCCTCATGCAAAACAACCATCTAAACATAACAGATGACATCAGCTTGGGCTTTTCAATTCCTGGATGGCAGCAGCGTGTTAATCCAGCCTTCATCCTGGATTTCATAAACCAAAACAAGAGAGCCTGGCAGGAGGACAGCGCTGCTGCTGGGTTGAGGAAATTGATGACGGGAAAGCATGCGGGCAACCCAGTGTATAAAACTCATAAACGTGTAGGCAGAGGCTCAGCTACCAGTTTGGACGGCTGCTTCCCACCAGCAAAGACCACGACTGGGGAGCCGAGCCGGAGGCAGCTGGGAAACATGAAGAGCGTCTTGCTGCTGACCACGCTCCTCGTGCCTGCACACCTGGTGGCCGCCTGGAGCAATAATTATGCGGTGGACTGCCCTCAACACTGTGACAGCAGTGAGTGCAAAAGCAGCCCGCGCTGCAAGAGGACAGTGCTCGACGACTGTGGCTGCTGCCGAGTGTGCGCTGCAGGGCGGGGAGAAACTTGCTACCGCACAGTCTCAGGCATGGATGGCATGAAGTGTGGCCCGGGGCTGAGGTGTCAGCCTTCTAATGGGGAGGATCCTTTTGGTGAAGAGTTTGGTATCTGCAAAGGTAAAGAGTGACCCCTTACCTCTCCCCTCCCGGGGCATGCTGAGAGCTTTTAGCCAGCTTGGGAGGTGAGGTGGCTTTGCTCCTCAAGAGTAAGAGGGAAAAGGCAGGTGGATTCTTGACAAGGCACCACACAGGTATTGTCATGGGTAGAGACTGAAGGATAGCTCCAAGTAGCAACTGAAACCAGTGTGCAGGAAGGCACAGAAAGAAGTGTGGCATTTTACTCGTTGCCTTAGGAGATCGCAAAAAGAAAGCTGCAATGGAAGATTGTGTTGGCTCCTTTTCTGGAAAACTTTAGAAACTTGACAGGTAATCTGTTAAGGATGGTTTAGGTGCTCTCTCCTCTGCGAGGCAGCGATTACAAAGGTCTGCACTAGATAACCTCTTGGAATGGTTTCTAGCCCCCAGATTTAGTGATTCTTTGATCTTGAAAGGGTCCACAGGATGGAGGGCCACTCTCAAGATCAAATATTTCTGATAAACACAAATGCACTTTATGGAATAGAGTGAGCTTAAGTCATCTAACAAAATAACTCATTCTTCAAAGAGGGTCCCCTGAAGCATAAAACAAACCTCATCTGACTTTATAAAGGTTTTGGTCATCTGGAAAAATAGCAGATGGTGTTAAGACaaggaaaaataacaatagagaaaaataaaaactggaagtcTGTAAAGAATGAGGTTGACCACTTGTACACTTAAAGAAAAACTTCGTCGGTTGAAATTTTAGCTAAATAATGTAGTTAAGCATttgtagaatttattttaaacatagtaactagtttaaaatatttaacgttttaaaaatgtttagaataaaaagaatgatGATTTAAAAATACTCTACGTATAGATATCTCATGATCTTATTATGAAGAGCTATTATTAAGAAGCAACACATGCTATAACCCCATCCATCAGTTGTGTAATACCAGGAagctttcaaaattataaaaaggactgagaaatttctaaataattattatgttttatgtatttaatatattttttatgaataatatttatccAGTATTGTGCTAATCTCATTAATTCTCCTACTTCTTAgacatataatgtataaattaatCATCTTTTAATTTGCAagacatacaaaattaaaaaaacaaattctttaaGTATTAggagagttttattttttgcttagtttatttttgtttatatacaataagaaatagaatattgagaaaatattttgtttggtgAACACATATGCATGTTTCTTTCAACTGAATAGGATCtgtatattttgtaaattatggGGCTTATTGACCAAGAAAACAGTACTTCACATAAGGAAATTAGGGAGGAAGTGGTTAACACAATCATACTTATGATATAGCATGTATATGCAGTGGATTGCTTTTTCTCTTGGCATAATATGCCTTTGTACATGTGATTGTAAATGTACATTACATATGGGCAAAGAAACAAGCTGTGTGGCATCTGGAGTCTTTAGCACTGTAGTATTCTACTGAATGATCAAGACACTAAAAAGATCTTTAAGATTGCTTCTTTTGGCTTTCTTCAGGTTGCTGATGAATCTAGTTTTAAGCATTTTTCTCTCTGCTGGAAataggagactttgtgagccttaGCAACTCGAGATGGAGATAATACATTTGGCAATCATCTCCCTTcttcagctttttaaaagaacatcCACATGAAAACTGTAAACTTCAGCTGCGTATCCAAATGTCTTCTAaatattcagatgtctgtgaacATCTTGCCCAGATTAACAATCAGCAGCCAACACATATTTAATGAACACTTACTATCTGCCCAGCACTGTTCAGTACATCAGGGGATACACTAGAAGTATCTCTGGGAATTTGGCTAAAGTTTTAGTTTTCAATATCGCTGCAGGCACAGTCAAATCCTAATCCTGTGTGCTTTTCTGGAAGAGGCCTTTTCAGGATCCCTTTTTAAGATCTCTTCTTCCCAGCAAAGAGAACAGTGTTCAAAACCAGGTTCCTCTGTGATCTGAACCATATTGAAAAGAGCACTCATagaactctttaaaaaaagatagcTCATTGATGATCTACTTGGTCAGTCAGTGGAGTATTAGACTGCTAGAGACTCAGATGGCTCACAATTTGTTCTTTACCCACCTGTGATTGTACATTTACAAGGTATTTTCACAACAAGAGAATATTCTATATCTATTCTGCTGGTTTTTAAAGGTTGGTTAGTCTACTGAGATGCTGTTTATCCTAAAAAcaccattttaaataattttatgcattttaaataaacgACTTTGTCCTCTTTATTTCAATGTAGGATGTTTTGGCATAAGTGTAAGCACTGGAGGTCTAAAAGCTTCTAGTTCTTGGTAGGTGTACAAACCCTCAGGGTGTATAAGCCCTGAGCTTTCTTGCTCATTTAGCATCTTGCATGTTAGCCTTGCAGAGGATTTTACTAGGGAGCCCTCTTAACTACTGAGGGAGTCAGGCAAGTTGTATGACATGCCGTTTCGACAAATAAGGAACTTGATAAGGGTTGGAGCAGATGGAAGATTGATTGCTTCATGGTGAGCTAGGATGATAGCTCTCTCCCTGGTTAGTTTGAAGCCCTTTCCTATACacttaaaatagtaaattatCTGTGAATACAGTAGATTCAAAGATagcatcacattttaaaaactctttgagGAGCTGATGCATATATGTCTGTTCAATTTCCCACCTTTGCTGAGCTGTTACAGGGGTCATCTGTGAGAATTTATTGGTATCTAAGCAGAACATCACCAGAATGAAGACTGGTCCAAGGAGACTGGCTGTGTGTAGCTGTCTTCAACTTAACTTTACGTCACAACACTAAGCCCGAGGCATCCATTATCTGTTCTTAATGTGTGATTTCATATTTATGACTCAAAGTTTCAACTTTCAAATCCTGGGTTTGGAGAATTGGATTTTACTTTACAGTCAAGAGTCATGAGGTTGGTTCAAATCGCAAGGCTATGCACCCAGGGCTGTTAGGATGGAGACGTATTTACAACAAGCAGCGTCCTCTCCAACCTTTCCTTTGTCCCCAGACTGTCCCTACGGCACCTTCGGGATGGATTGCAGAGAGACCTGCAACTGCCAGTCAGGCATCTGTGACAGGGGGACGGGAAAATGCCTGAAATTCCCCTTCTTCCAATATTCAGTAACCAAGTCTTCCAACAGATTTGTTTCTCTCACAGGTAAGCATTGATTCTGGTATAAGCATTGGAAGAATAGTCTCATTTCAGTGTGAATAACTTAGAAAATATCTGTGAGTAGAATAAGATGTGGATTggaatgattttatttcctttgctttaCTCAGGGGAACGGTGGGTGGTAGCTGAGTTtggttgctgttgctgttttctAAAAAGAGCCCATCAATAATTTTGAGGTTTACATATAATTTCTCATAAAGTTTACCTGGTTTAAATATGATTTATAGGAGGATAAATATGATTGATTACCAAAaatctgtaataaaaaataaccaaCTGAGATACATAAACTTCTTTAAATTCTTCAGTgatctgttttatatatttactagaCAAAACTATTTATCTCCCAACTTCACATAGAAAAAGTACTGTGAGGAATTTATTGGATAAGCTTTAAGAGTCAAGATAGAAAATATAGaacgtttcttttttttaaccaaatgaaAGCATTTAAGTGGAATAATTCCAAGTGTGTGTTT
This genomic interval carries:
- the ESM1 gene encoding endothelial cell-specific molecule 1, which translates into the protein MQNNHLNITDDISLGFSIPGWQQRVNPAFILDFINQNKRAWQEDSAAAGLRKLMTGKHAGNPVYKTHKRVGRGSATSLDGCFPPAKTTTGEPSRRQLGNMKSVLLLTTLLVPAHLVAAWSNNYAVDCPQHCDSSECKSSPRCKRTVLDDCGCCRVCAAGRGETCYRTVSGMDGMKCGPGLRCQPSNGEDPFGEEFGICKDCPYGTFGMDCRETCNCQSGICDRGTGKCLKFPFFQYSVTKSSNRFVSLTEHDMASGDGNIVREEVVKENAAGSPIMRKWLNPR